One genomic window of Pseudomonas sp. LFM046 includes the following:
- a CDS encoding ABC transporter substrate-binding protein gives MKGKQPGEQNLGVTRRDVIKGTVGLLWAGVALGGLPLSTLSAPRNGGRLVFGLAGASTTDSLDPGLAEDDFMMLLTQALRGNLVEIDSAGNAIPELAESWESSPDASVWTFRLRSGVQFHNGKPFAADDVVATLDYHRKDGSKSLSKSIVSQIDSVKALDDRTVEVALKGGNADFPVLMSDYHLGILPRGVDGQVDWRSGVGTGGYMLKEYNPGVRAFVVRNPNYWKQGRAHVDEAELIAIADSVARQNALITGKVHVINRVEIKTLSLLQRSNKVRIAEVTGLNHATMPMIAQVSPFQDNNVRLALKYAVDREQWVKSILRGHGSVGNDHPIGAQQKYFNSELPQRQYDADKARFYLKQAGLDRLDISISAADAAFAGAVDAGVLFEESARKAGINLKVVRESNDGYWINVWSKKPMCMCYWTGRPTPDWIFSQIYATGASWGDTQWNNDRFDKLMLQARSELDEARRKAIYWDMQKMLHDEGSTVVPMFMNHIMGMSNDVVTTETISGEMALDGMRAIERWSLA, from the coding sequence ATGAAGGGAAAGCAACCGGGGGAGCAAAACCTTGGCGTAACGCGCCGTGATGTCATCAAAGGCACGGTAGGGCTGCTGTGGGCGGGTGTGGCGCTCGGCGGCTTGCCGCTGTCGACGTTGTCCGCACCCAGGAATGGAGGGCGTCTGGTGTTCGGCCTGGCGGGGGCATCGACCACCGACAGCCTGGACCCTGGGCTGGCGGAAGACGACTTCATGATGCTGCTGACCCAGGCCTTGCGGGGCAACCTGGTGGAAATCGACAGCGCCGGCAACGCGATTCCCGAACTGGCGGAGTCCTGGGAGTCCTCGCCGGATGCCAGCGTCTGGACGTTCCGGCTGCGCAGTGGCGTGCAGTTCCACAATGGCAAGCCCTTTGCCGCCGACGACGTCGTGGCCACGCTCGACTACCACCGCAAGGACGGTTCGAAATCCCTGTCGAAATCCATCGTCTCGCAGATCGATAGCGTCAAGGCGCTGGATGACCGCACTGTCGAAGTCGCCCTGAAAGGCGGCAACGCCGATTTCCCGGTGCTCATGAGCGACTACCACCTGGGCATCCTCCCGCGCGGTGTGGATGGCCAGGTCGACTGGCGCTCCGGTGTCGGCACCGGCGGCTACATGCTCAAGGAGTACAACCCCGGCGTGCGTGCCTTCGTGGTGCGCAACCCGAACTACTGGAAGCAGGGCCGGGCGCACGTCGACGAAGCCGAGCTGATCGCGATCGCCGACTCCGTGGCCCGGCAGAACGCGCTCATCACCGGCAAGGTGCACGTGATCAACCGGGTGGAGATCAAGACGCTGTCGTTGCTGCAGCGAAGCAACAAGGTGCGCATTGCCGAAGTGACCGGCCTGAACCACGCGACCATGCCGATGATCGCCCAGGTCAGCCCGTTCCAGGACAACAACGTGCGGCTCGCCCTGAAGTACGCGGTGGATCGCGAGCAATGGGTGAAGTCGATCCTGCGGGGCCACGGCAGCGTCGGCAACGATCATCCCATCGGCGCCCAGCAGAAGTACTTCAACAGCGAGCTGCCGCAGCGCCAGTACGATGCGGACAAGGCGCGCTTCTATCTCAAGCAGGCCGGGCTCGATCGCCTGGACATCAGCATCAGCGCCGCCGACGCGGCCTTCGCCGGTGCCGTGGACGCCGGCGTGCTGTTCGAGGAGAGCGCGCGCAAGGCGGGCATCAACCTCAAGGTGGTGCGCGAGTCCAACGACGGCTACTGGATCAATGTTTGGTCCAAAAAACCGATGTGCATGTGCTACTGGACCGGCCGCCCGACGCCTGACTGGATCTTCAGCCAGATCTACGCCACCGGTGCGTCCTGGGGCGATACCCAGTGGAACAACGACCGCTTCGACAAGCTGATGCTGCAGGCCAGGTCCGAGCTCGATGAGGCGCGTCGCAAGGCGATCTACTGGGACATGCAGAAAATGCTCCATGACGAGGGCTCGACCGTCGTCCCGATGTTCATGAACCACATCATGGGCATGAGCAACGACGTGGTCACGACTGAAACCATTTCCGGAGAAATGGCGCTGGATGGTATGCGTGCCATCGAGCGCTGGTCGCTGGCGTAA